A genome region from Setaria italica strain Yugu1 chromosome III, Setaria_italica_v2.0, whole genome shotgun sequence includes the following:
- the LOC101754057 gene encoding disease resistance protein RGA2 isoform X4, with product MAELVGSMVVGPLLSLVKEKASSYLLDQYKVMEGMEEQHEKLKVMLPAILEKITDAEKQATSREAIRPWLEKLKVAAYEAIQVFDEFNYEALRRQAKKEGRYIELGMGNRIMFRYKMGNKLRKIVRDTEALVEHMRNFGFDKQPQAQVQINYLRENDSTMVDPEIVSRSRDEEKQKIVRMLVKEQANNKDPMVVPIVGMGGLGKTTLAQLIYNDPQVKKHFHQLMKWVCVSDDDFDVCNLANKICNASESNLESALQNLQRKLAGKRYLLVLDDVWNKDDNKWNKLNVCLKHGDVGSAILTTTRDKKIAQLMGTVKGHDIAHLDNKFIKEIIEAKAFISQERKPTDLAGLVDDVVERCAGSPLAAKALGSVLRGKITEEWKAVLSKSIAHNKDDQILPILKLSYDDLPSHMKQCFAFCAVFPKDHEINVEMLIQLWMANDFIPEQKDVRHETIGKQIFSELVSRSFFQDVKQVNGKAWEDVYWYLSTSTCKIHDLMHDVALSVMGKEVATITEKPKQSDEFLQNTCRHILLSCGKPEAVLNDSLNIRSPAMQTLLCGQRIESSLQHLAKYSSLRALQLCQNNSTILLKPKQLHLLRYLDISWSHIVALPEDISILYNLQTLNVAHCHKLGRLPKGIKYMTALRHLYTHECWELKRMPPEVGHLTSLQTLTNFVVGAGPDCSSIAELQHLNNLGGPLLLSQLENVTNAADAKQANLGNKKELRELSLNWTWTGSQEEKLHCHKVLEGLEAPPGLEALRIEHYQGTSFPTWMGTLTKMVELHLSNCNKSHKLPPLGSVPALQVLRLERLKKLESLCSGGTFFHFPNLKKLTLDKLPEFDWVQGEQIMFPQLERLFISNCGKVTALPGPALLGGSCCGDYKEQDERKLWSAFPVLKVLELECLAKFQRWGGAAEATQGQQIIFPYLEELSIEKCPELAALPSATSQGESFDHSDVTAWSAFPNLKKLLLEDLDSFKSLGMMEEQRFPDLETLSVKKCPKLTTLPGVIEAPKLGVLQIHGSQLAAIIVPTFINSLSELVLSVEFTETTLPTGHSAFELLDASNKYPLTSLKLSGCNFLFPSSPLALWTCFVQLQRLKIKKINHALVYWPEKEFHSLVSLRHLSIKKCRGLIGYAKAAPGQPISERSQVLPRLESLHIEDCESLVEVFNVPASLKTMDLRGCPKLKSIFGEQQDEPTLNQGPSAARDHLLLPCLEYLYIERCESLSEVLNLPPSLREIVIWECGKLQLLSGQLDGLQRLLISVCPELRSLESCLGEFSTLERLSLCECKSLASLPDGPQAYSSLHDLQITSCPAIQPLPSSLKKRLDNLGHVRFSSRGVWIRGTKV from the exons ATGGCCGAGCTTGTGGGCAGCATGGTGGTCGGGCCACTTCTGTCCCTGGTGAAGGAGAAGGCGTCCAGCTACCTCCTAGACCAGTACAAGGTGATGGAGGGCATGGAGGAGCAGCATGAGAAGCTCAAGGTCATGCTGCCGGCCATCCTGGAAAAGATCACTGACGCAGAGAAGCAGGCAACCTCCAGAGAAGCAATCAGACCCTGGCTTGAGAAGCTTAAGGTGGCGGCATACGAGGCCATCCAAGTCTTCGATGAATTCAACTATGAGGCCCTCCGTCGTCAAGCCAAGAAAGAGGGGCGCTACATCGAGCTCGGGATGGGCAACCGCATCATGTTCCGTTACAAGATGGGCAACAAGCTTCGCAAGATTGTGCGCGATACTGAGGCCCTTGTCGAGCATATGCGCAACTTTGGGTTCGACAAACAGCCACAAGCGCAGGTTCAGATAAATTATCTGCGTGAGAATGACTCCACCATGGTTGACCCAGAGATTGTCAGCAGATCCAGAGATGAAGAGAAGCAAAAGATTGTTAGAATGTTGGTCAAAGAACAAGCTAACAATAAGGATCCGATGGTCGTTCCCATTGTTGGAATGGGTGGGTTGGGCAAGACCACCCTAGCTCAGCTCATCTATAATGACCCTCAAGTGAAGAAGCATTTCCACCAACTAATGAAGTGGGTCTGCGTGTCAGATGATGATTTCGATGTTTGTAACCTTGCCAATAAGATCTGCAACGCTTCTGAGAGCAACCTGGAGAGTGCCTTGCAGAACCTTCAAAGAAAACTTGCTGGAAAGAG GTACCTTCTTGTATTGGACGACGTCTGGAATAAGGATGATAACAAGTGGAACAAGCTGAATGTCTGTCTTAAACATGGTGATGTTGGTAGCGCCATACTAACGACAACCCGTGATAAAAAAATAGCTCAACTCATGGGTACAGTTAAAGGACATGACATTGCACATTTGGACAATAAATTCATCAAGGAAATTATTGAGGCTAAAGCATTCATTTCGCAAGAGAGAAAACCAACTGATTTAGCTGGCTTGGTTGATGACGTTGTTGAGAGATGTGCAGGGTCTCCATTGGCAGCGAAGGCACTAGGATCTGTACTACGTGGCAAGATAACGGAAGAATGGAAGGCTGTGCTTAGCAAAAGCATCGCCCATAACAAGGATGATCAAATCCTGCCTATTCTCAAGCTCAGTTACGATGACCTGCCATCACACATGAAGCAGTGCTTTGCTTTCTGTGCTGTGTTTCCCAAGGACCATGAGATTAACGTGGAAATGCTGATCCAACTATGGATGGCAAATGACTTTATTCCTGAACAAAAAGATGTTCGTCATGAAACAATTGGTAAACAGATTTTCAGTGAGCTGGTCTCAAGGTCATTCTTTCAAGATGTGAAGCAAGTCAATGGGAAAGCATGGGAAGATGTGTATTGGTATTTGTCTACAAGTACATGTAAAATCCATGATCTTATGCACGATGTGGCACTATCTGTCATGGGCAAAGAAGTTGCTACCATAACTGAGAAGCCAAAGCAGAGTGATGAGTTTCTTCAGAACACTTGTCGTCATATATTGTTATCATGTGGCAAGCCAGAGGCCGTTTTGAATGATTCTCTGAATATAAGGTCTCCAGCTATGCAAACACTACTATGTGGTCAGCGCATAGAAAGTTCCCTGCAGCATCTCGCAAAATACAGCTCTCTGCGTGCATTGCAACTTTGTCAGAATAATAGCACAATCCTACTGAAACCAAAGCAGCTACATCTCTTGAGGTATCTTGATATCTCGTGGAGTCATATAGTGGCACTTCCGGAAGATATCAGCATTTTGTACAATCTGCAAACGTTGAATGTGGCGCACTGTCACAAACTTGGCCGGCTTCCAAAGGGAATAAAGTACATGACTGCCCTCCGTCACCTCTACACTCACGAATGTTGGGAGTTGAAGCGCATGCCGCCAGAGGTTGGACATCTCACTTCCCTGCAAACACTTACAAATTTTGTAGTGGGTGCAGGCCCTGATTGCAGTAGTATTGCAGAGCTGCAGCATTTAAACAACCTTGGTGGTCCACTACTGCTTAGTCAACTCGAAAATGTGACAAATGCAGCAGATGCAAAACAGGCCAATCTTGGAAATAAAAAGGAGCTCAGGGAATTGTCATTAAACTGGACGTGGACAGGTAGTCAGGAGGAGAAACTACATTGTCATAAGGTGCTGGAGGGTCTCGAAGCTCCTCCTGGACTAGAGGCTCTGAGGATAGAGCATTACCAAGGAACCAGTTTCCCAACGTGGATGGGTACGCTGACAAAAATGGTGGAGCTTCATCTTTCTAACTGTAACAAGTCCCATAagcttcctccacttgggagtGTACCAGCTCTACAAGTTCTTCGTCTGGAAAGATTGAAAAAACTGGAAAGCTTGTGCAGTGGTGGTACATTCTTTCACTTTCCTAATCTGAAGAAGCTTACGCTGGACAAACTGCCGGAATTTGACTGGGTCCAAGGAGAACAGATAATGTTTCCTCAACTTGAGAGGTTGTTTATTAGCAATTGTGGAAAGGTTACAGCATTACCAGGGCCAGCACTTCTCGGAGGATCGTGCTGTGGAGATTACAAGGAGCAAGACGAGAGGAAGCTTTGGTCGGCATTTCCAGTCCTGAAGGTACTCGAATTAGAATGCTTAGCAAAGTTTCAGAGGTGGGGGGGCGCTGCTGAAGCAACTCAAGGGCAGCAGATAATATTTCCATATCTTGAAGAGTTATCAATCGAAAAGTGCCCCGAACTGGCAGCATTACCATCAGCTACATCTCAGGGAGAATCATTTGACCATAGTGATGTTACAGCATGGTCAGCATTTCCAAACTTAAAGAAGCTCTTGTTAGAAGACTTAGATAGTTTTAAGAGCTTGGGGATGATGGAAGAGCAGAGATTCCCTGACCTTGAGACCCTGTCTGTAAAGAAATGTCCCAAGTTGACAACTCTACCGGGGGTGATAGAAGCACCAAAGCTCGGTGTATTACAAATACATGGCAGCCAACTGGCAGCAATAATAGTGCCTACATTTATTAACTCATTGTCCGAACTGGTGTTATCAGTCGAATTCACAGAAACTACTTTACCAACTGGGCATAGTGCCTTTGAGCTGCTGGACGCCAGTAATAAATACCCTCTGACAAGTCTGAAGCTAAGTGGCTGCAACTTTCTGTTCCCCTCAAGTCCACTGGCACTATGGACATGTTTTGTCCAGCTCCAACGTTTGAAAATTAAGAAGATCAACCATGCGCTTGTCTACTGGCCGGAAAAAGAGTTCCATAGCTTGGTATCCTTGAGGCACCTTTCCATTAAGAAGTGCCGTGGTCTGATTGGGTACGCGAAAGCTGCTCCTGGCCAACCAATATCAGAAAGGAGCCAAGTTCTGCCCCGTCTCGAGTCTCTACACATAGAGGATTGTGAAAGTCTGGTAGAGGTCTTCAACGTCCCCGCATCTCTCAAGACGATGGATTTGCGCGGCTGTCCTAAGCTTAAGTCCATATTCGGAGAGCAACAGGACGAGCCAACATTAAATCAAGGGCCCAGCGCTGCCCGGGATCACTTACTACTTCCATGTCTTGAATATCTATATATAGAGCGGTGCGAAAGCTTGTCAGAGGTTCTCAACCTTCCCCCATCCCTCAgggaaatagtaatttgggagtGTGGCAAACTCCAACTCCTATCAGGCCAGCTGGATGGACTCCAACGCCTACTAATTTCGGTATGCCCAGAGTTGAGATCACTGGAATCTTGCTTGGGAGAGTTTTCAACCCTGGAACGCCTCAGTCTTTGTGAATGCAAAAGCCTGGCATCCTTGCCCGATGGGCCACAAGCATACTCATCTCTCCATGATCTTCAAATTACATCATGTCCAGCTATACAGCCGCTTCCTTCATCCCTGAAGAAGAGACTGGACAACCTCGgacatgttcgcttcagctcaaggggtgtttggatacgag gtactaaagtttag
- the LOC101754057 gene encoding disease resistance protein RGA2 isoform X3, which translates to MAELVGSMVVGPLLSLVKEKASSYLLDQYKVMEGMEEQHEKLKVMLPAILEKITDAEKQATSREAIRPWLEKLKVAAYEAIQVFDEFNYEALRRQAKKEGRYIELGMGNRIMFRYKMGNKLRKIVRDTEALVEHMRNFGFDKQPQAQVQINYLRENDSTMVDPEIVSRSRDEEKQKIVRMLVKEQANNKDPMVVPIVGMGGLGKTTLAQLIYNDPQVKKHFHQLMKWVCVSDDDFDVCNLANKICNASESNLESALQNLQRKLAGKRYLLVLDDVWNKDDNKWNKLNVCLKHGDVGSAILTTTRDKKIAQLMGTVKGHDIAHLDNKFIKEIIEAKAFISQERKPTDLAGLVDDVVERCAGSPLAAKALGSVLRGKITEEWKAVLSKSIAHNKDDQILPILKLSYDDLPSHMKQCFAFCAVFPKDHEINVEMLIQLWMANDFIPEQKDVRHETIGKQIFSELVSRSFFQDVKQVNGKAWEDVYWYLSTSTCKIHDLMHDVALSVMGKEVATITEKPKQSDEFLQNTCRHILLSCGKPEAVLNDSLNIRSPAMQTLLCGQRIESSLQHLAKYSSLRALQLCQNNSTILLKPKQLHLLRYLDISWSHIVALPEDISILYNLQTLNVAHCHKLGRLPKGIKYMTALRHLYTHECWELKRMPPEVGHLTSLQTLTNFVVGAGPDCSSIAELQHLNNLGGPLLLSQLENVTNAADAKQANLGNKKELRELSLNWTWTGSQEEKLHCHKVLEGLEAPPGLEALRIEHYQGTSFPTWMGTLTKMVELHLSNCNKSHKLPPLGSVPALQVLRLERLKKLESLCSGGTFFHFPNLKKLTLDKLPEFDWVQGEQIMFPQLERLFISNCGKVTALPGPALLGGSCCGDYKEQDERKLWSAFPVLKVLELECLAKFQRWGGAAEATQGQQIIFPYLEELSIEKCPELAALPSATSQGESFDHSDVTAWSAFPNLKKLLLEDLDSFKSLGMMEEQRFPDLETLSVKKCPKLTTLPGVIEAPKLGVLQIHGSQLAAIIVPTFINSLSELVLSVEFTETTLPTGHSAFELLDASNKYPLTSLKLSGCNFLFPSSPLALWTCFVQLQRLKIKKINHALVYWPEKEFHSLVSLRHLSIKKCRGLIGYAKAAPGQPISERSQVLPRLESLHIEDCESLVEVFNVPASLKTMDLRGCPKLKSIFGEQQDEPTLNQGPSAARDHLLLPCLEYLYIERCESLSEVLNLPPSLREIVIWECGKLQLLSGQLDGLQRLLISVCPELRSLESCLGEFSTLERLSLCECKSLASLPDGPQAYSSLHDLQITSCPAIQPLPSSLKKRLDNLGHVRFSSRGVWIRVSKHPM; encoded by the exons ATGGCCGAGCTTGTGGGCAGCATGGTGGTCGGGCCACTTCTGTCCCTGGTGAAGGAGAAGGCGTCCAGCTACCTCCTAGACCAGTACAAGGTGATGGAGGGCATGGAGGAGCAGCATGAGAAGCTCAAGGTCATGCTGCCGGCCATCCTGGAAAAGATCACTGACGCAGAGAAGCAGGCAACCTCCAGAGAAGCAATCAGACCCTGGCTTGAGAAGCTTAAGGTGGCGGCATACGAGGCCATCCAAGTCTTCGATGAATTCAACTATGAGGCCCTCCGTCGTCAAGCCAAGAAAGAGGGGCGCTACATCGAGCTCGGGATGGGCAACCGCATCATGTTCCGTTACAAGATGGGCAACAAGCTTCGCAAGATTGTGCGCGATACTGAGGCCCTTGTCGAGCATATGCGCAACTTTGGGTTCGACAAACAGCCACAAGCGCAGGTTCAGATAAATTATCTGCGTGAGAATGACTCCACCATGGTTGACCCAGAGATTGTCAGCAGATCCAGAGATGAAGAGAAGCAAAAGATTGTTAGAATGTTGGTCAAAGAACAAGCTAACAATAAGGATCCGATGGTCGTTCCCATTGTTGGAATGGGTGGGTTGGGCAAGACCACCCTAGCTCAGCTCATCTATAATGACCCTCAAGTGAAGAAGCATTTCCACCAACTAATGAAGTGGGTCTGCGTGTCAGATGATGATTTCGATGTTTGTAACCTTGCCAATAAGATCTGCAACGCTTCTGAGAGCAACCTGGAGAGTGCCTTGCAGAACCTTCAAAGAAAACTTGCTGGAAAGAG GTACCTTCTTGTATTGGACGACGTCTGGAATAAGGATGATAACAAGTGGAACAAGCTGAATGTCTGTCTTAAACATGGTGATGTTGGTAGCGCCATACTAACGACAACCCGTGATAAAAAAATAGCTCAACTCATGGGTACAGTTAAAGGACATGACATTGCACATTTGGACAATAAATTCATCAAGGAAATTATTGAGGCTAAAGCATTCATTTCGCAAGAGAGAAAACCAACTGATTTAGCTGGCTTGGTTGATGACGTTGTTGAGAGATGTGCAGGGTCTCCATTGGCAGCGAAGGCACTAGGATCTGTACTACGTGGCAAGATAACGGAAGAATGGAAGGCTGTGCTTAGCAAAAGCATCGCCCATAACAAGGATGATCAAATCCTGCCTATTCTCAAGCTCAGTTACGATGACCTGCCATCACACATGAAGCAGTGCTTTGCTTTCTGTGCTGTGTTTCCCAAGGACCATGAGATTAACGTGGAAATGCTGATCCAACTATGGATGGCAAATGACTTTATTCCTGAACAAAAAGATGTTCGTCATGAAACAATTGGTAAACAGATTTTCAGTGAGCTGGTCTCAAGGTCATTCTTTCAAGATGTGAAGCAAGTCAATGGGAAAGCATGGGAAGATGTGTATTGGTATTTGTCTACAAGTACATGTAAAATCCATGATCTTATGCACGATGTGGCACTATCTGTCATGGGCAAAGAAGTTGCTACCATAACTGAGAAGCCAAAGCAGAGTGATGAGTTTCTTCAGAACACTTGTCGTCATATATTGTTATCATGTGGCAAGCCAGAGGCCGTTTTGAATGATTCTCTGAATATAAGGTCTCCAGCTATGCAAACACTACTATGTGGTCAGCGCATAGAAAGTTCCCTGCAGCATCTCGCAAAATACAGCTCTCTGCGTGCATTGCAACTTTGTCAGAATAATAGCACAATCCTACTGAAACCAAAGCAGCTACATCTCTTGAGGTATCTTGATATCTCGTGGAGTCATATAGTGGCACTTCCGGAAGATATCAGCATTTTGTACAATCTGCAAACGTTGAATGTGGCGCACTGTCACAAACTTGGCCGGCTTCCAAAGGGAATAAAGTACATGACTGCCCTCCGTCACCTCTACACTCACGAATGTTGGGAGTTGAAGCGCATGCCGCCAGAGGTTGGACATCTCACTTCCCTGCAAACACTTACAAATTTTGTAGTGGGTGCAGGCCCTGATTGCAGTAGTATTGCAGAGCTGCAGCATTTAAACAACCTTGGTGGTCCACTACTGCTTAGTCAACTCGAAAATGTGACAAATGCAGCAGATGCAAAACAGGCCAATCTTGGAAATAAAAAGGAGCTCAGGGAATTGTCATTAAACTGGACGTGGACAGGTAGTCAGGAGGAGAAACTACATTGTCATAAGGTGCTGGAGGGTCTCGAAGCTCCTCCTGGACTAGAGGCTCTGAGGATAGAGCATTACCAAGGAACCAGTTTCCCAACGTGGATGGGTACGCTGACAAAAATGGTGGAGCTTCATCTTTCTAACTGTAACAAGTCCCATAagcttcctccacttgggagtGTACCAGCTCTACAAGTTCTTCGTCTGGAAAGATTGAAAAAACTGGAAAGCTTGTGCAGTGGTGGTACATTCTTTCACTTTCCTAATCTGAAGAAGCTTACGCTGGACAAACTGCCGGAATTTGACTGGGTCCAAGGAGAACAGATAATGTTTCCTCAACTTGAGAGGTTGTTTATTAGCAATTGTGGAAAGGTTACAGCATTACCAGGGCCAGCACTTCTCGGAGGATCGTGCTGTGGAGATTACAAGGAGCAAGACGAGAGGAAGCTTTGGTCGGCATTTCCAGTCCTGAAGGTACTCGAATTAGAATGCTTAGCAAAGTTTCAGAGGTGGGGGGGCGCTGCTGAAGCAACTCAAGGGCAGCAGATAATATTTCCATATCTTGAAGAGTTATCAATCGAAAAGTGCCCCGAACTGGCAGCATTACCATCAGCTACATCTCAGGGAGAATCATTTGACCATAGTGATGTTACAGCATGGTCAGCATTTCCAAACTTAAAGAAGCTCTTGTTAGAAGACTTAGATAGTTTTAAGAGCTTGGGGATGATGGAAGAGCAGAGATTCCCTGACCTTGAGACCCTGTCTGTAAAGAAATGTCCCAAGTTGACAACTCTACCGGGGGTGATAGAAGCACCAAAGCTCGGTGTATTACAAATACATGGCAGCCAACTGGCAGCAATAATAGTGCCTACATTTATTAACTCATTGTCCGAACTGGTGTTATCAGTCGAATTCACAGAAACTACTTTACCAACTGGGCATAGTGCCTTTGAGCTGCTGGACGCCAGTAATAAATACCCTCTGACAAGTCTGAAGCTAAGTGGCTGCAACTTTCTGTTCCCCTCAAGTCCACTGGCACTATGGACATGTTTTGTCCAGCTCCAACGTTTGAAAATTAAGAAGATCAACCATGCGCTTGTCTACTGGCCGGAAAAAGAGTTCCATAGCTTGGTATCCTTGAGGCACCTTTCCATTAAGAAGTGCCGTGGTCTGATTGGGTACGCGAAAGCTGCTCCTGGCCAACCAATATCAGAAAGGAGCCAAGTTCTGCCCCGTCTCGAGTCTCTACACATAGAGGATTGTGAAAGTCTGGTAGAGGTCTTCAACGTCCCCGCATCTCTCAAGACGATGGATTTGCGCGGCTGTCCTAAGCTTAAGTCCATATTCGGAGAGCAACAGGACGAGCCAACATTAAATCAAGGGCCCAGCGCTGCCCGGGATCACTTACTACTTCCATGTCTTGAATATCTATATATAGAGCGGTGCGAAAGCTTGTCAGAGGTTCTCAACCTTCCCCCATCCCTCAgggaaatagtaatttgggagtGTGGCAAACTCCAACTCCTATCAGGCCAGCTGGATGGACTCCAACGCCTACTAATTTCGGTATGCCCAGAGTTGAGATCACTGGAATCTTGCTTGGGAGAGTTTTCAACCCTGGAACGCCTCAGTCTTTGTGAATGCAAAAGCCTGGCATCCTTGCCCGATGGGCCACAAGCATACTCATCTCTCCATGATCTTCAAATTACATCATGTCCAGCTATACAGCCGCTTCCTTCATCCCTGAAGAAGAGACTGGACAACCTCGgacatgttcgcttcagctcaaggggtgtttggatacgag tatccaaacatccgatgtga